One genomic segment of Pedobacter endophyticus includes these proteins:
- a CDS encoding Gfo/Idh/MocA family oxidoreductase translates to MKTKQTENSGSRRDFIKKSAIALSAFTIVPRYVLGGTGFIAPSDKLTKAVIGVGSMGRGHFGYDGTQVVAICDVDTRHLAQASAMLDKGVKTFGDYRELLKLPEVDIVHIATPPHWHGIMAVEAANAGKDVWCEKPMTHTIGEGKRVVEAVQKHGTMFRLNTWFRFKDTFYGMGTTVKPIKKLVDSGLLGWPLKVTVGKHTGYDWKFYWVGKDDLTPQPVPAELDYNMWLGPAQYKPYNPHRVHTTFRGYWDYDGGGLSDMGQHYIDPIQYFLGKDDTSPVSVEIDAPQQHTDAVGTWRRITYTYADGCQIILDGEGKDTNVPYIEGPKGKLYPGFKSDIPDLERKLAAFPDPALQITDFTQSVKTRQKFALNEENGHRSCNIVNMGLIALKLGRSLKFDPVKQEFIDDDGANRLINPVMRAPFSI, encoded by the coding sequence ATGAAAACTAAACAAACCGAAAACTCCGGTTCTCGTCGGGATTTTATTAAGAAATCGGCAATTGCATTGTCTGCATTTACCATTGTACCGCGATACGTGCTGGGCGGCACCGGTTTTATTGCCCCGAGTGATAAACTAACCAAGGCCGTAATTGGTGTCGGATCGATGGGTAGAGGACATTTCGGCTATGACGGGACCCAGGTAGTGGCCATTTGCGATGTTGATACCAGACATTTGGCCCAAGCCAGTGCGATGCTCGATAAAGGCGTAAAAACTTTTGGCGATTACCGCGAATTGCTCAAACTGCCCGAAGTTGATATTGTACACATCGCAACTCCGCCGCATTGGCATGGCATTATGGCCGTAGAAGCCGCCAATGCAGGGAAAGATGTTTGGTGCGAAAAGCCCATGACGCATACCATTGGCGAAGGTAAAAGGGTAGTAGAAGCTGTACAAAAGCACGGCACCATGTTTCGATTAAACACCTGGTTCCGCTTTAAAGATACTTTTTATGGAATGGGCACCACCGTAAAACCGATTAAGAAACTGGTAGATAGCGGGCTTTTGGGCTGGCCTTTAAAAGTAACCGTTGGCAAACACACGGGCTACGACTGGAAGTTTTATTGGGTAGGAAAGGACGACCTCACGCCGCAGCCCGTTCCGGCAGAACTCGATTACAACATGTGGCTCGGCCCCGCACAATACAAACCTTACAACCCGCATCGCGTTCACACCACGTTTAGAGGCTATTGGGATTACGACGGAGGCGGTTTGAGTGATATGGGCCAGCATTATATCGACCCCATACAATACTTTTTGGGCAAAGACGATACCAGCCCGGTTTCGGTTGAAATAGATGCGCCGCAGCAGCACACCGATGCCGTAGGTACCTGGCGGAGAATTACCTACACTTATGCAGATGGTTGCCAAATTATTTTAGATGGCGAAGGCAAAGACACCAACGTACCCTATATTGAAGGGCCAAAAGGAAAGCTATATCCCGGTTTTAAGTCGGATATTCCGGATTTGGAGCGTAAACTGGCGGCCTTTCCCGATCCGGCCCTGCAAATCACCGATTTCACGCAATCAGTTAAGACCCGCCAAAAATTTGCGCTGAACGAAGAAAACGGGCATCGATCGTGCAACATTGTAAACATGGGGTTAATCGCACTCAAACTCGGGCGCTCGTTGAAGTTTGATCCGGTAAAACAAGAATTTATCGATGATGATGGTGCCAACAGATTAATTAATCCCGTAATGCGGGCACCTTTTTCTATTTAA